Within Diospyros lotus cultivar Yz01 chromosome 15, ASM1463336v1, whole genome shotgun sequence, the genomic segment CTAGACTGCTATGAGAGAATCTCCTTTGGTGGATGACCCCTATATTAAGGTAAGGAACATCTGAGCCCATTGTCCtgaatggaaaatgaaaaaactCAGCAAAGGATACTCTCAGTTAATTGTGCGAGGATTCAGCACTCTTGCCGAGACTTCTTGGAGAATTTCCATCATTTCACAGCCTCACCAAGGATGAATAGAATTACATGTGCATTGAGTAGCAATGCTTGACCTGGGAGGATTCCAAGATAAATGGTGACATCATCTGACATGTTTAGTTTGAGTATCACCTTATGAAGCTGATCTGTGGGCTCTAGCATGTCTCAGATGATGTGGTGTTCATATGGCATATACCCGTAATGATCATTATTTTGTATTTGAGTAAATCAAAGACTTTGAATATTTTGACTATCAACATTTTTGTTACTGGATGCAGAGGTTGGGATTTATGGTTTaactattttctctcttttgcaGCCGGGCCCCCGGGACTCTCCTCTCCAGTGTCTTATACGGCGGAACAAGAAGAACTCAACATTTTACCTTTATCTTGGTCTCACACAATGTAAGtacatttttcaaacttattaaTGATCATCATGCAGTGCTGCATTAAATTGATTCCATTTTTGTGTCAGATGTTTGGCATTGTGTCTAAAGTAGTTGATACAGACAAAAACGCTTGATGTCTAACTCATTAAAGACTGTACTAAAGGGATCATCTGTCGTCTTTTTGGATTTCTTACGTCACCAATCATAATTTTAATCAGGAAATGACCACGGATTCTTGCTTGGTCAGATGACTGGAAAGACTGAAATCAATTATTATAAATACTGTATCTTCAAGAATTCTTTTAAAATCCTTTTCATTTGAACAATGCGTATGCATGTATacataaacaaacaaacaaaatattatCTTGACTTGTTTGTTAAAAGGTCTTGCATGAGAATCTTGACCTGTTTCTCGATTTAAATGGAGTGTGGTTGGTTTGGCTGCTTTCATGTTCATAAATActtatttttagtattattaGCATCTTGAAGCTACCCTCAGGAGTTAGGAGTCATCTTGAGGGGATTAAGAAAAAACTTTAGCAGTCAGAAATCATAATTGTATGTCTTGGTGTCCTTGGGGTGCAATGCTTTAGGAGTTATCTTGCATATGGTAAGTGGTGGGTGAAACTGCGTGAGTTTTTTTAAAACTAAGGGGCCTAGCATACCAGGTTCTTTGACATCTGAAGCTGCCTACTGTTTATGTGATGTGCACATTGCAGTTCTGTTCTTCCTTTCTATTCTAGATGTTTTATTGTGATTTGAATTCAGAAActtatggtttttattttttgcagctTTTACAGACGACGGAAAGTTTCTTCTAGCAGCACGAAGGTACAGACACGGTGCTCATACTGAGTATATTATATCACTTGATGCGGATGACATATCGCAAGGAAATAATGCCTATGTTGGAAAGCTGAGGTAAAGCACCTTGATAAAGAAACtggataaataaaaaagaaaaagtaagaaacTCAGTTATGGTGCACACCGATTTTCATTTGTTTGAATACAACCATTCTTGCACGTTGTTTTTGGTTACAGTGTCTTCTCTAGAATTTTCTCGAGTGCTAATTTGAAAAGCTTGTCAGTTAGTTTTGAGTAAGCTATTGATTTTTAACTAACTGTATATGCATATAAAGTTTTTGTCTGAACTGAACTAACCTGGTGGTGGTTCTGCATGTGTTAACTTTGTGTTTATTCCAATAtatcgcccccccccccccaaaaaaaaaaaaaaaaaaagaaaaaaagaaaaaaagacgtTAGTGTCTTATTCCATGTTAGGCAGTGAAATATGACATCAGCATTTTCTTTCTGATTAATACCCACATAATTCTTGGTTATCTGTCCATTTACTGAAACagtcccttttcttttcttttacgaCAATCGTGTATGCCTGCATAGATATAATTTACCAATGCAGATATAAGAAACCATCTGTATTGGTAAAACAGCTATATAGCTGCAGACTATTGCTATAGTGACcaagattttttgtttttctaattttcatttGTGTGGCAGTAAgattctttctcctcttctctTTATGCCAGTGAGTTTATAATCATGTGAATTTGTGTTTGATTCCTTGGTACCAACATTAAGACACATCATAGGTGGTGGCCAGACGTTTATTCCCTCAACCACCTCCATTTTGTGCTAATGTTTTGACACAATCCTGTTCCTTTGCAGTTCGGATTTCCTTGGCACCAACTTTACAATCTACGACAGTCAGCCCCCCCACAATGGTGCAAAGCCCTCAGGCAGCAGAAGTAGCCGCCGTTTTGCCAGCAAGCAGGTGAGTCCCCAGGTCCCTGCAGGTAACTTCGAGGTTGGACATGTCTCCTACAAGTTTAACCTCTTGAAATCAAGAGGTCCTCGGAGAATGGTATGTTTGCTTAAGTGTACATGTTTGGGGGAAACAGAAATCAAGCCTGAGCACAATTCTAGGATGAAAAACCCAGAGTCATCTCCTGGCGAATGCACCATTCTAAGAAACAAAGCTCCAAGATGGCACGAGCACTTGCAGTGCTGGTGCTTAAATTTCCATGGCAGGGTGACAGTGGCATCTGTTAAGAACTTCCAACTGGTAGCAACAATGGATCAGAGCCAGCCAGGAGGGAAAGGTGACGAGGAAACAGTTCTTCTCCAGTTTGGTAAAGTAGGAGACGATACATTCACAATGGATTATAGGCAGCCCTTGTCTGCATTCCAGGCGTTTGCCATTTGCCTCACCAGCTTTGGTACGAAACTGGCATGCGAGTAACGCATTCTCTGCTTGTCGGTGTAGTATCCAGGAATGAAGCTAAGCTGGTACAGACGTTTGTTCTAATGTTTCGTTATCATACATGGTGGCTTTCCACGCAAGAACCTTACATTCTATGTACATGTTGGTGTTGTATTTTACTTACACTACGACTTGGGCTTTGTTACCGATTCCTACTTCCCGCAAAACAATTACGGACCACCTGGTGTTCTATTGAATGCATATGTTTAGTTAAGTCAATAAATTGAACATGCAGATCTACTCCAAGATAGGGTACCAACTTTAAGCAAAATCAATTATCGCCGACCGCAGTGCAGGGTACAAAGCATGCTTCCCCCCTCCAACCAAAATCAATCAACATTTCTCTGATTATCAAGCCGATATCTTCCTGCTGCTATCCAAtccattaaaagaaaaagaaacaataatGCGCATCATCACGATCATCATTACATTGCGCACTACAAAAAGCGCAGAATAAGCAGCGCATTCGCCCGCCGAGAGCTAGCTCGCCTCTTATAATGGCTTAACGTGACATAATTACACAATTGCAATAGGAAACACCATAATGGGGGAAAGGCGGAATGCATTCAAGTAGCAGCGACACCATCTCAGTAAACGAAATGAAATTAAAGTTCACAATTCCAGCAAAGCACGGTCGTTCGCCAAAGGTGGGGTTCTCACAACCACAGTTAAATTCTTACAGATGAGCCATGAAAATAGCCACGGGGACAACAAAGCAAGTGCATGTACAAAAACACCACTACCGAAGACTCTTCGGTGACAGAAGACACTATGACCATCATGCTGATATATAAAAGTTACTTTCACAAATTATTAGGCCTTTTCACTTCTTTCCTCGCAGTTTCGCACCAAGAGCCCTCTCCAATTTGGAAATTATCTGTTGATTTGGAATGGCTTTGCCCGATTCATATTCTTGTATGATTTGTGGTTTTTCATTGATCATCTGCAGCATAAAATTTGGCCAGTTAGGATCATTGTGCATTTTATACAACAGAGCTGCCTACCTCGGGAACATGAttatgcagagagagagagacctgagCCAGTTGAGCTTGAGTGAGTTTCTTGTCCATCCTAGCTTGCATGATGGCTTTCTTTAATTCAGTTGGCACCCTGTCATCTGTGCAAAATTAAGAGTTCAGATGAGCAAAAGCCACGAAAAATGAAACTAACACTTAGCATGGCATCACCTCAATAATAACTCAGATTTGTGAATGGCATGTGAACTGTCCAATTCAATTCAAATACAACATGGCCCAAGAGGtaattggttgaaaaatagACCTTGATAATCATGCCCAATCTCCATCAAATCATCATCAATATTTCTTTATCTTGAAAAATGAAACTAACACTTAGCTTGGTCGTTCAAACTAAAGACGCAAGACTAAATCCTGATGCATCAGGTCTTATCACCAACTGAATGTAAAGATCCAATAAAAATGTTACATCTGTGTATAGTTGCATCTTCAACATTCAAGTTATTCATTTAAAGATGTAGGAGAATAGACTGAATAGTGCCACAACCATAGAAAATAACAGGGGGAGAGCACACATGGTAAAGTTGAAGACAGAACATATTCATGATTTCCAATGAGATAAAAGAGACTCAAAAGTTATTTTCCAAATAAAAGGGGTAACAACcagctttttctttcctttctgtCATCAGAAGTTCATCCAACTTACTTCGCCGCAATAAGGAAGAACCAGTAGGGAGTAGAAGCATCCaaagtttttgatttttcaaagtaGGACTTATGATCATTTTACCTTAGTGTGTAAAGGAAAATAGCTAAGAAAAGAGTTAGAAATTTCTCATATACCAAACTTTGATATATGTGATGAGAAATAGTGGAATTAAGGTCTGATATACTGTTGTTTGTATACCAAATTTTGACACCCACGTCAATGATTAAATGTtaacaaacaaccaaaccaATAAAATATTGTACCAATCCTTTTCCCTTTAACCATTCTTATTATCCACTTTGAAAGGTGTTCACAGGTACAACTTTTTAGCAATTCCATTAAGATAATTAGGTGCCAGAAAGATCCAAATATAAAGAACAATCTAAATTGAGAAAACTACTTTATCTACATTTTGTTTGGCAGTGATTTTAACCCTTGAGAGTGAATGGTCTCTTCTGTCAGAGGTCCTGGGTTAAGCAAATGTGAGATGtcatgccaatttttttttttttttttggtgggggggggggggggggttgtttgcGGTGGTGGGGGTGGGTGGGGGAGAAGAAGTAGAATGTTCAATTGCTAGGTAAGATTATGTGATGCTAGGGGTCTATGATGACAATAGATGAGCAACAATGGTGATGGTTAAGGATGAAGTCACAAAGTCAAACTTAAAGAGTAACGGGATTAAAATCAAGATCATTCACCAAAAGGGAGCAATACACCTAATTTAGATTTAAGGAAGCTTTCTAGATATGCTAATATGAGTGCATATGAAAATGATAAGAGACTAGTCACATCATTCCCTCGTTCAACAGATAAGACAAAAATGGGAATTAGACGCACTACATGCTGAGACTGATGTAACCTTGGCATGCCAGCAATCTCCAGCACTGTAACTGTCAGTAAATAAGCTAGGTGTCACCTTTGCAggtaacattaaaaaaaaaaggggtctTTTGTGTTGAATGCCTCTGCTTAATGATTGGCTGTGGCGTCCAAATTTTGCATATGTCAAATCCACTTTTATTCTTTCCCTattcttattatattaaaaaaggaaacaaaaaacataaaagaaagagaataatgCATGGGAATGTTTTGATACAGATCTTTGAGTGTATCTAATGTTCTATTCAAGACTGGTAACTTCTACAAGATCTCCCTGGTGCTATTTAAAAGATTTGAGGCAATTATAGATTTTTGGAGGCAATTCTAACCGGTCAACAAAATTGTGAGTCACCAATTCATTCTTTATCTAATTGGCAGTGGAGGCCCAAGCTCCTCCAATTGATTCAGAacttataatttcattttttatttatgttccCTACCTTAATACTTTGTTGAAATTTGTAAATGTATCTAATAAACTAAGATTTAGTTCGAGTATACTAGCATATTTATCTCCTTTTTCCTTTCTATAGAAGAGATATTCACACATAATGATTGGTTGTGGACACATATCATTCTAGTGCTTAAAAGATTACAAATGCTCTTAGGGATGGGGCCTTAATGTGTTCTTCTAGTCACCACATATGATTGCAATGCAAGGAAAGTTGGGCAGCATTTTCTAGGTCCCATGCAAAACCAATCCTTACAAGAGCTTAGGCCCCAAAAGCCAGAAACACCATGCTTAACAAGTATTCACAAAAAGACATATATAAAGTATTTACAAAGTTGTTCTACCAGCTTACAAAaagtatatcaaaatattgtggccaaacaaatttaattaaccaAAGAAAGTCAGTGTTATGACTTCTAACAATTTTTAACAGGCAACACCAATTGAGTTGTATCACGAAAGAAAGTTACGAACATAGAAACAAATTTCAtcttgcccccccccccccaaaaaaaaaaaaaaaaacagaaaaaaaagaaaacacacacacacacatccccCCAACTCCAGGCAGATAATAGATTACATTTCATCATTTCCATGGAAGTGCTAGTGAAGTATATAATTAGTTCAGAAAATGTACATGGAATTGAAGAAAAGAACATGAGTCATATATCTAGAATATGACTTAACATATACTCACGAGTAAGATTCTCTGTCTCTTCATCAAGCTTCCTTGTGTTCAGGGAAGTGCTACTAGAAGCAGCTTTATTTGAGCCTGCATTTGCTGCTACAGGAAAGATAAATTATAAGCAATAGCACTTTAAATGTAACAATACAGACTGCAAGCCCTAATCCTCATCATACTGCAAACACTTAATAAGCAATTGAAAATTCCTATGCTGGACAATTCATGTAATACACAATTTCCTCAAAAATATACATCAAAGTAGTTCAGTTGCAAATGATACTGCAAATCTAAAATGTGAAAATTTCTCGTCTTAAATAAAACAGAGTTGCTAAAGCTTCAAATGTTAATCAAGAATTAACATGGAATCCAGACTTCACATGAAATACCTAAACGTGTATACTAATTGTGACCTCACTGTGGAATTCACGTAATACATTACGTCAAAAAAAACATGGAAGTGGTACCACTGGGAACTACTTTTTTACAGTCCAATACTGGAAACTCATACCATGAAAAATGTTCTCATCTTAAATAAAAAGTGGAGTCCCTAGACCTTCAAATCTTAATTGCAAACTAACACCCAATCAAGACTTCAAGTTCAATATCAGAGACATTAGGAACAATTACATGTCAGCACTGTAATTCATGTATTACTCTCTTGCCTCAGAAATTAACATCAAAAGTAGAATCAGTTGCAACTGATCAAAAACCTAAACTGGAAAAATCTCTTatgtgaaattaaaaaattatagtcAGTGGAGACTCGCAGATAAATCATcattaacatattttaaaaagtcAATCCAGACATCCAAGCATATAGTACTTTACGAATTTGAATCCGAGCGTATGATCTCCTTGTTATAATTTCGCGCACAACGTTCAATCTCTACTGTCTCTCTCCGATGATTTCAAGATCAATCATACTCATccgtatatataaaaaagaacGCATCAATACACAGAGAGCAAACATGAACGGATTTTCAAGGATGCAAAGGACTCAGAAACCCTAATTGAAGCGAAAAGGTTCACAAAGAGAGTGAAACAGAGACAGAGAAGAGACATTTCTTGATAGTTTCGATCTCGGCGCCGGAGCGACGAGCGGCGTTGACGGCTTTCTCGTCTTTGCGAGCGGCGGCGGTCGGAGCCTTCTTGCGGATCACCACCGGTTCCCAGTCTTGCGTGATTGGTCCAGCcatgtcctctctctctctcgataaCTATCCAAATATCAGAGTATACGCTCGATTGATCCGACTCGCTGATTGGAGGCGGTTCATATAAAAGGGTTTTCGAGAAGTGTTTGGACGCACGGTTTACGCTATCCCACATTGGGATAAGAGGATGCCGTCTGCTCCAAGTACAAGATTACGAGtatatttttgtaacaaaataatacgaataaatgagaaaaaaaaaccaaaataataagTAAAAGGATAATGATATTTACGGCCTGTTTGgtaattttaaaagttttggaaataagattttaattctataattttaatgaattattctATTTAATAGAATggaaataatattcattttcaaagtGTATGAATGCAttctataatttaatataactttTTAACTATATTTCAAATAATCATGTTAGATGTACACCTATTTTGTACATTTTAGGCTACTTAAGGaagtattatgaccaaaataccttgCGTCTCACATGCGCCTCACGCGTCTCTATGCGCTTCATGAAGGACTTTTTTGTCATCATACCCCATTAtgtagctcaagatgtacaaaatggatgtaccaatagcattttcctattTCAAATGTATTGGAGGCACAGATTTAATTTctcttcttaaaaaattaatgtcagaaaaatatatatctcataaaattaattttgaagagatatatatataaatgtgaatatatattttttaattttgataattatatattttttatttaaacactcaaattttttgttattgcaAAAACATaatgaatttgtaattttaaatcaattacacccataatttttttttattatttcaattatactttaaaattatataatttctaattaattatacattttgacaaatttattaagaatagtaaatttaaagatataattaaaataataaaaaatttaaaaatataattaacttaaaattacataatttaaaaatatatttaaaacaaaaaaaataaaatatttaaataaaaaaataaaatatatatttaactctTGTACTTgtcattttttcatttaacCTTCGTATATTATTACATGCATTCAAAATCTATTCAGTATATGCTTGTAAAATAATGGTAAAAATTCCTcatcataataaaaaaagagatatacatatatataattgatgataattaatatgaatttatttttaaaattatctaatttacaATAAATTTTCTTGAGATTTTCATCTTCTTTGAGCCTCGCATCTCAAAACAATATACAAGAACTTAGAATACTGCAAATTTGTAAATTCAATTCAATCTCCATCTCCATGCAAGATTGTGCAATCGATTATgtctattaaaaaaatcaagacTCTTGAAGTTTGACTCGCAATTGTTTATCTAGAACTGTAAAACAGATACACtgtgaattttaaaaaacatgAGATAAGTCCAAACTATGACTATTAGGAGAGTTTCCCacgttataaataaataaataaataaatatatatatatatatatatgcttgcttCAATCACAGTTTTAAGTTTACCTGGACCAAGCTATGACTCTATTAGGAGACTTTAACAAGGATTTTATCTAGAAAACGTAAGATGAATCAAACACAGTTGCATCATCAGCAACTGAGAACAAGATGAATCAAGATGGAATTGCTCATCAATTATGAAATGCACCATATGCATAATCAGCTGCCGTTTTAAACACACATCAAGCATAAACAGAGTCATCAATCACATCCTTACTGTAAAAAAACCCAGAAAAACAAGACAAGAGTTCAAGGCAGGAAAAAGAATGGATGCAAAAGAGAAAATCTTCTATAGTAGACATGCATCAAcctaacaaaaaagaaagagcaGGTGCAGCTGAGAGAAAGCCAAGAAATTTGCCAATTTGGCCTAACAAGGGAATGTAATATGGATTAATGCACCCAGAGCCTCAACAATAGTAATTTACTGTCTCGCTCTTCTCCCTAGCAAATATGATTAGTAATCTCACTGTGCATAGCTAGTTACAAAGTTCATGTTATCAAGGAAAGATTTTTAACCAATCccattccatttttttcttccaGATAATGTAATTTCCTTGCAAGTCAAAGAAAACCACCCACCTTTTATATGCACCTGCAAATCAGATACAAACCACAACCGTCAAATGGTGCATGTAAAATTACTGATCTCAAACGCCAATAATACGAATGTCTCACTAGGTGATTGTGCTCTTTGACATCTTTTTGATACCATCCTTCAACTTGCTTGGCAATTTTGATTCTCATCAGAGTTCCTCAGATCATTATCAACTACGGCTCCCTCTGGATTGTCTTCGAGTTCCTTTCCAATACCATTGTCCTTGAAAGGTTCCTGCACTGCACATATGTCAATTATAGAAACCGAAATACATAATAAGTTATCAAATAAATGGGCAAAACTAACCTCGAATGCTAGCTTGAAACACGGAATAGATTATTCCCTAACTATCATATCTGTGAAAATGTTCACTTGAAACAACTACCACcataatcacaagccttaatctcactggGTAaggtaataataaataaaacgtTCCCTTGAATgtacaaaaattttctttttccttcgcCATCCAGCCGAAGGGAAAAAGCTCTGCATGCATTTATTAGATGTCAGGAACAATAATTTCCAACAGATGTACCAGGCCAAGTTATACATCTTTTTCATGTAATTATACTTTCACATGATTTTACTTACTAGGCAAGAATTTCTTTCTAGGGAAAATGTAAGATAAATAGGTTGAAGAATTATCAAATTGTTACCCAGAATATATTTGGTTCATCAAAAAAATTGCTCATAGTTACACAATCTACTGGTTATACAAGCATGACTATCCTAAAGCATGATAATGACGACAACTCACCAGGCAACTAACAGCTCCCTCTGGCTTTCCTTCTGCTGCAtcaaaattctgattttcaagATTTTCCTCACATTTGTTTTCGTCGCCAACCATTGAAGAACCCTACAATGCAAAACAAGTAGAGACGTTATAGTCACATTGTTTAGACCACAATATCCCAAACCTAAAACTACATAAATCCTCCTAAGACTAACCTCACAAAGCATCATATCATTGCCAATAGCAGTTGGCGTGCCAGGAACATTGGCATTCTGCAattcttcctcccaaccaacaTTAGAAACAGATTCAGGAACTAGTTCGCCATTATTAACATTTTCCAAACCCAATGTTTGGTTATTCAGATCCTCCATCCCCACTGCATCATTTCCCTGTAATGTCACAACTTAAGGTAATACCCAAACTCTAGTATGAGGATATGTAAATGTCAGAATGAATTGTTCAGTTGCTGATACCAGCAGGAATTGACCAATGAGCTACAACAAGCAGACAACTAGTGCCACATTGTTTTAAATTGCAGAATCATAAACCCAAAATTCATACATACTCCTAAAAGCAATAGCAATCAGCTAACTAACCTCACAAAGAATCACATTATCACCACCAAGATTTGATGAGGCATCAACACTAGAATTCAGTAACTCTTCTTCCTGACAAACATTAGAGCACTCCTTCAGATCCAGTTCACCATTAGTAGCATTGCCTGAGCTCGAGCTCTTGTTAAGCTCTTTCAATTGTTCCACACCAACCTTAGAATTGCCCTGTAATACTACAATTTTAGCTGataattcaaactttaaatGAAATGGATCAAATTAGAAATGAACTTACTCCTATTAAGGTTGGAGTGATTCCTACtaaaaatatgaacataatgCATAAAACACGACTAAAATGTTTTGGTCCGGTGAGGAAGTGAATGGAATGGAACAAATATTCAGCAAAAGAGATAGGGGAATTAAAACTTAATGGGAAACACTTAGGCACGGCCATAGATAAAACCAATGGAAAGctataattcatgtagccgatcCAATATGAACTTTAAATGAGAACATGATTTGTGATCAAATGTCATACAGTTGAATTGCTTGCTAGTTACCTGAGAATTGCCGGCCAACGAGGAAACAATAGTTGGGAGCCGATCAAGATCCCAACCAAGAACTTTGCATATAACCTGAGCGAAAGCTCTGTGCgctctcttcttcttcgtcttcacgATCGAAATTGAATGCTGAACTAGGGAAACGCAGCTTTTAAAGATCTTCCCTACCTTATGCCTAATTCCGCCACACACTAAGCAACAAAATTCACCGCCCTCGAAATTCTTCTCGTAGTAGCCCCGCAATTCATCGTCC encodes:
- the LOC127792016 gene encoding multiprotein-bridging factor 1b isoform X2, producing the protein MAGPITQDWEPVVIRKKAPTAAARKDEKAVNAARRSGAEIETIKKSNAGSNKAASSSTSLNTRKLDEETENLTHDRVPTELKKAIMQARMDKKLTQAQLAQMINEKPQIIQEYESGKAIPNQQIISKLERALGAKLRGKK
- the LOC127792015 gene encoding tubby-like F-box protein 7, with the translated sequence MSLRRSFLSRRISSRSFALSKSVKGLKTLENVQIEQKMDGSGGLEDGDGDGDGDVSWSTMLPELLREIIQRVEASEDRWPIRNTVVACACVCKRWRGVTREIVRSPLQSGKITFPSCLKQPGPRDSPLQCLIRRNKKNSTFYLYLGLTQSFTDDGKFLLAARRYRHGAHTEYIISLDADDISQGNNAYVGKLSSDFLGTNFTIYDSQPPHNGAKPSGSRSSRRFASKQVSPQVPAGNFEVGHVSYKFNLLKSRGPRRMVCLLKCTCLGETEIKPEHNSRMKNPESSPGECTILRNKAPRWHEHLQCWCLNFHGRVTVASVKNFQLVATMDQSQPGGKGDEETVLLQFGKVGDDTFTMDYRQPLSAFQAFAICLTSFGTKLACE
- the LOC127791345 gene encoding uncharacterized protein LOC127791345 isoform X1, whose amino-acid sequence is MDPCYEQVLRNEVMYLHSLWRQGPPRNPNSSSIPLQPSNPTHFKKTGRGSRGKKSKNRQPKNDPPAAASAIEWPCNSPTEPPPLPESGWPSLKLPPAATTRLPSAEEQARFAAMQLQQKALKAAQEFLASCDSDGENCMDEDGDDNEDEDKDGSEEYRFFVNVFAEDDELRGYYEKNFEGGEFCCLVCGGIRHKVGKIFKSCVSLVQHSISIVKTKKKRAHRAFAQVICKVLGWDLDRLPTIVSSLAGNSQGNSKVGVEQLKELNKSSSSGNATNGELDLKECSNVCQEEELLNSSVDASSNLGGDNVILCEGNDAVGMEDLNNQTLGLENVNNGELVPESVSNVGWEEELQNANVPGTPTAIGNDMMLCEGSSMVGDENKCEENLENQNFDAAEGKPEGAVSCLEPFKDNGIGKELEDNPEGAVVDNDLRNSDENQNCQAS
- the LOC127792016 gene encoding multiprotein-bridging factor 1b isoform X1, with the protein product MAGPITQDWEPVVIRKKAPTAAARKDEKAVNAARRSGAEIETIKKSANAGSNKAASSSTSLNTRKLDEETENLTHDRVPTELKKAIMQARMDKKLTQAQLAQMINEKPQIIQEYESGKAIPNQQIISKLERALGAKLRGKK
- the LOC127791345 gene encoding uncharacterized protein LOC127791345 isoform X2, translated to MDPCYEQVLRNEVMYLHSLWRQGPPRNPNSSSIPLQPSNPTHFKKTGRGSRGKKSKNRQPKNDPPAAASAIEWPCNSPTEPPPLPESGWPSLKLPPAATTRLPSAEEQARFAAMQLQQKALKAAQEFLASCDSDGENCMDEDGDDNEDEDKDGSEEYRFFVNVFAEDDELRGYYEKNFEGGEFCCLVCGGIRHKVGKIFKSCVSLVQHSISIVKTKKKRAHRAFAQVICKVLGWDLDRLPTIVSSLAGNSQGNSKVGVEQLKELNKSSSSGNATNGELDLKECSNVCQEEELLNSSVDASSNLGGDNVILCEGNDAVGMEDLNNQTLGLENVNNGELVPESVSNVGWEEELQNANVPGTPTAIGNDMMLCEGSSMVGDENKCEENLENQNFDAAEGKPEGAVSCLCRNLSRTMVLERNSKTIQREP